The Lacerta agilis isolate rLacAgi1 chromosome 5, rLacAgi1.pri, whole genome shotgun sequence genome has a segment encoding these proteins:
- the ZBTB38 gene encoding zinc finger and BTB domain-containing protein 38 isoform X2 — protein MVKMTIMSHLKDLKDNFHSDTVLSILNEQRNRGVLCDVTIIVEDTKFKAHSNVLAASSLYFKNIFLSRAAYISGHVLELNDLKAEVFTEILNYIYSSTVVVKKQETVLDLAAAGKKLGISFLEELMEKGPSNSPCPYSFCNSEKGEVKEEKRQDDSAITNGPRITNAYSIFETENSNNLFSPLDLRASFKKIPEANKAPSTGQDRNGACKDVEPASTLAEHSYAVTTGFDSFQRNSFYNNENSAACKMGEEEPEAVQSMPLAESVIQTYSMPKAAYNSHDSEVPAAKGSNHKGTSAEGHHKAVNDHTISFDKSHPNAVLPSKEDENKSDQISGSVVSVIPHVYNCCTKPLNDGTQFSTHLQLHPQPQEPLVCRYCSKQFESATGLETHEQVCRELGSLCAPSENEQSCLDNFATSNGKTGTSYVNLEPAMTENNLPDYSVTNSAMPETDHFVNVVDGQILYTCNVCKRTYVTLSSLRRHSNVHSWRRTYPCHYCNKVFALAEYRTRHEIWHTGERRYQCIFCLETFMTYYILKNHQKSFHAIDHRLGVNKKTANGGLKPSVYPYKLYRLLPMKCKRAPYKSYGNSPYESVQANVQVNEVPSSTCIVQNTVTSEMNFSNTGISLETSSCRDARAAPVNPPNSSSWESGTSESDLKNNIYTTERPLPFTELNSGPQEYDPSLQTFSSSNANENSTSVINYNNSAPPVIVNQGRVSSVIMHSNSVNAIGSSTIATPDITACQGASNDHIHGSDDIKSNARTRSNKEKKKVPLYDKEETSEELKYMTNTEVSDRPTGIFEPSSKTETYIAKPALPGTSADSNVAPLCQITVKIGNEAIVKRQILGSKLFYKKGRRPKYESREDHATQVVEREKRERSTPRVCRPDYIELNEMCDDVSDHDSSDKPWRPYYNYKPKKKPKQLRKMRKAKWREKYKSRNSYRESEKPCVTSYALRNIPEEKVPNQEDDGGMPSLNCELCKRESSSTEGAKEHLHWERTTSGSYICELCQKGFQSPSALRMHMRCHTGEKPYTCKTCGKRFSVAGNLQKHEHTHSNVKEFVCQYCNKAFTLNETLKIHERIHTGEKRYHCQFCFQSFLYLSTKKNHEQKHKREHSGKGYACFQCPKVCKTAAALGMHQKKHLFKSSKQEDRKDYPFHESTKPFASQHFIDSDGHETAKPLLSQNAIDADGREATSIQNDTSDVGL, from the exons ATGGTTAAG ATGACCATCATGTCCCACTTAAAGGATCTCAAAGACAACTTCCACAGTGACACAGTCCTGTCCATCCTAAATGAACAACGCAATCGGGGTGTTTTATGTGATGTTACTATAATTGTGGAAGACACCAAATTTAAAGCCCACAGCAACGTCCTGGCTGCTTCGAGCCTTTatttcaaaaatatatttttgagtCGTGCTGCATATATTTCTGGACATGTACTAGAGCTAAATGACCTCAAGGCTGAAGTGTTCACAGAAATACTCAATTATATCTACAGTTCCACTGTAGTTGTTAAAAAGCAGGAGACTGTCCTAGACCTTGCAGCTGCAGGGAAAAAACTGGGAATATCCTTTCTAGAAGAACTTATGGAAAAGGGGCCTTCAAATTCTCCTTGCCCATACTCATTTTGCAATAGTGAAAAGGGTgaagtaaaagaagaaaaaagacaagACGATTCAGCTATCACAAACGGACCAAGAATCACAAATGCATACTCAATTTTTGAGACAGAAAATAGTAATAATTTGTTTTCTCCTCTTGATTTGAgagcaagttttaaaaaaattccagaagCAAATAAAGCACCCAGCACTGGTCAGGATAGGAATGGGGCTTGCAAAGATGTGGAGCCAGCCAGCACATTAGCGGAACATTCCTATGCTGTTACGACAGGTTTTGATTCTTTTCAACGAAATTCCTTTTATAACAATGAAAATAGCGCAGCTTGTAAAATGGGTGAAGAAGAACCTGAAGCTGTCCAGTCAATGCCTCTGGCTGAATCCGTAATTCAAACGTATAGTATGCCAAAGGCTGCTTATAACTCCCATGACAGTGAAGTACCTGCAGCAAAGGGATCAAACCACAAAGGAACCAGTGCGGAAGGTCACCACAAAGCAGTAAATGATCACACAATTTCTTTTGATAAATCCCACCCAAATGCTGTCCTCCCTTCGAAGGAAGATGAAAATAAATCAGATCAAATTTCTGGATCAGTAGTCAGTGTCATTCCACATGTCTATAACTGCTGTACCAAACCACTTAATGATGGGACTCAGTTCTCCACTCATCTTCAACTTCACCCACAGCCCCAAGAACCTTTAGTCTGCAGGTACTGCAGCAAACAATTTGAAAGTGCTACTGGACTAGAGACACATGAGCAAGTATGCAGGGAATTGGGCAGCTTGTGTGCTCCAAGTGAAAATGAGCAGagttgtttagataattttgcaACTTCTAATGGGAAAACTGGCACCTCATATGTGAACCTGGAGCCTGCAATGACAGAAAATAATCTTCCTGATTATTCGGTCACAAACTCCGCAATGCCAGAAACAGACCACTTTGTTAATGTCGTTGATGGACAAATACTTTATACTTGCAATGTCTGCAAACGGACCTATGTCACCTTGTCTAGCCTCCGAAGACATTCAAATGTTCATTCATGGAGGAGAACTTACCCTTGCCATTATTGCAACAAAGTATTTGCACTGGCAGAATACCGTACCAGACACGAAATCTGGCACACAGGAGAAAGGCGATACCAGTGTATCTTCTGCCTTGAGACCTTTATGACGTATTACATACTCAAAAACCACCAGAAATCTTTCCATGCAATTGACCATCGGCTTGGAGTTAATAAGAAAACGGCTAATGGCGGCTTGAAGCCAAGTGTATATCCTTACAAACTTTATAGGCTTTTGCCTATGAAATGCAAAAGAGCGCCGTATAAAAGTTATGGAAACTCACCATATGAAAGTGTGCAGGCAAATGTCCAAGTTAATGAAGTACCTTCTAGTACCTGCATCGTTCAGAATACTGTCACTTCTGAAATGAATTTTTCAAACACAGGCATCTCCTTGGAAACATCTTCATGTAGGGATGCAAGGGCAGCACCTGTGAACCCTCCAAATAGTTCTTCCTGGGAATCTGGTACATCAGAATCAGaccttaaaaataatatttatactaCAGAAAGGCCATTGCCTTTCACAGAACTTAACTCTGGTCCTCAGGAATATGATCCCTCTCTTCAAACGTTTAGTAGTAGCAATGCCAATGAAAATTCAACCTCTGTTATTAACTACAATAATTCAGCACCCCCTGTAATAGTGAACCAGGGCAGAGTTTCATCTGTAATAATGCACAGTAACTCTGTCAATGCAATAGGAAGCAGCACTATAGCAACCCCAGATATTACTGCCTGCCAAGGGGCAAGCAATGACCACATACATGGGTCAGATGATATCAAAAGCAATGCTAGGACAAGAAGcaataaggaaaagaaaaaagtaccactgtatgacaAAGAAGAGACATCGGAGGAATTAAAGTATATGACAAATACAGAAGTCTCTGACAGACCCACTGGTATCTTTGAACCTTCAAGTAAGACTGAAACCTACATTGCAAAACCTGCATTGCCAGGAACATCTGCCGATAGCAATGTGGCTCCTCTGTGTCAAATAACAGTTAAAATTGGGAATGAAGCCATTGTAAAAAGACAAATTTTGGGGTCAAAATTGTTTTACAAAAAAGGAAGGAGACCTAAATATGAATCCAGAGAAGATCACGCTACTCAGGTTGTAGAacgagaaaagagagagagaagtacgcCTCGGGTTTGTCGACCAGACTACATTGAACTCAATGAAATGTGTGATGATGTAAGCGACCATGACTCCAGTGATAAACCGTGGCGCCCATATTACAATTACAAACCAAAAAAGAAACCTAAACAACTAAGGAAAATGAGAAaggcaaaatggagagagaaGTACAAAAGCAGAAATTCCTACAGAGAAAGTGAAAAGCCATGCGTCACAAGTTATGCACTTAGGAACATTCCTGAAGAAAAGGTCCCTAATCAGGAAGATGATGGCGGAATGCCGAGTCTTAACTGTGAACTCTGTAAAAGAGAGAGCTCCTCTACTGAAGGAGCCAAGGAGCATTTACACTGGGAGAGAACTACTTCTGGGTCCTATATTTGTGAGCTATGCCAAAAGGGGTTCCAGAGCCCATCTGCTCTAAGGATGCATATGCGATGTCATACAGGAGAGAAGCCCTACACTTGCAAAACCTGTGGAAAGAGATTTTCAGTTGCAGGAAACTTGCAGAAGCATGAACACACCCACTCAAATGTCAAGGAGTTTGTCTGTCAGTACTGCAACAAGGCATTCACTCTAAATGAAACACTCAAAATACACGAGCGAATCCACACAGGTGAAAAGCGCTACCACTGTCAGTTTTGCTTCCAGAGCTTCTTGTACCTTTCTACCAAAAAGAATCATGAGCAAAAGCATAAACGTGAGCATAGCGGGAAGGGATATGCCTGTTTTCAGTGCCCAAAAGTTTGCAAGACAGCTGCAGCCCTTGGAATGCACCAGAAGAAACATTTGTTCAAAAGCTCCAAGCAAGAGGATAGAAAAGATTATCCATTTCATGAAAGCACTAAGCCATTTGCAAGTCAACACTTCATTGACTCAGATGGGCATGAAACAGCTAAACCTTTACTAAGTCAAAATGCAATTGATGCAGATGGGCGTGaggcaactagcattcagaatgATACATCAGATGTTGGACTTTGA
- the ZBTB38 gene encoding zinc finger and BTB domain-containing protein 38 isoform X1 translates to MTIMSHLKDLKDNFHSDTVLSILNEQRNRGVLCDVTIIVEDTKFKAHSNVLAASSLYFKNIFLSRAAYISGHVLELNDLKAEVFTEILNYIYSSTVVVKKQETVLDLAAAGKKLGISFLEELMEKGPSNSPCPYSFCNSEKGEVKEEKRQDDSAITNGPRITNAYSIFETENSNNLFSPLDLRASFKKIPEANKAPSTGQDRNGACKDVEPASTLAEHSYAVTTGFDSFQRNSFYNNENSAACKMGEEEPEAVQSMPLAESVIQTYSMPKAAYNSHDSEVPAAKGSNHKGTSAEGHHKAVNDHTISFDKSHPNAVLPSKEDENKSDQISGSVVSVIPHVYNCCTKPLNDGTQFSTHLQLHPQPQEPLVCRYCSKQFESATGLETHEQVCRELGSLCAPSENEQSCLDNFATSNGKTGTSYVNLEPAMTENNLPDYSVTNSAMPETDHFVNVVDGQILYTCNVCKRTYVTLSSLRRHSNVHSWRRTYPCHYCNKVFALAEYRTRHEIWHTGERRYQCIFCLETFMTYYILKNHQKSFHAIDHRLGVNKKTANGGLKPSVYPYKLYRLLPMKCKRAPYKSYGNSPYESVQANVQVNEVPSSTCIVQNTVTSEMNFSNTGISLETSSCRDARAAPVNPPNSSSWESGTSESDLKNNIYTTERPLPFTELNSGPQEYDPSLQTFSSSNANENSTSVINYNNSAPPVIVNQGRVSSVIMHSNSVNAIGSSTIATPDITACQGASNDHIHGSDDIKSNARTRSNKEKKKVPLYDKEETSEELKYMTNTEVSDRPTGIFEPSSKTETYIAKPALPGTSADSNVAPLCQITVKIGNEAIVKRQILGSKLFYKKGRRPKYESREDHATQVVEREKRERSTPRVCRPDYIELNEMCDDVSDHDSSDKPWRPYYNYKPKKKPKQLRKMRKAKWREKYKSRNSYRESEKPCVTSYALRNIPEEKVPNQEDDGGMPSLNCELCKRESSSTEGAKEHLHWERTTSGSYICELCQKGFQSPSALRMHMRCHTGEKPYTCKTCGKRFSVAGNLQKHEHTHSNVKEFVCQYCNKAFTLNETLKIHERIHTGEKRYHCQFCFQSFLYLSTKKNHEQKHKREHSGKGYACFQCPKVCKTAAALGMHQKKHLFKSSKQEDRKDYPFHESTKPFASQHFIDSDGHETAKPLLSQNAIDADGREATSIQNDTSDVGL, encoded by the coding sequence ATGACCATCATGTCCCACTTAAAGGATCTCAAAGACAACTTCCACAGTGACACAGTCCTGTCCATCCTAAATGAACAACGCAATCGGGGTGTTTTATGTGATGTTACTATAATTGTGGAAGACACCAAATTTAAAGCCCACAGCAACGTCCTGGCTGCTTCGAGCCTTTatttcaaaaatatatttttgagtCGTGCTGCATATATTTCTGGACATGTACTAGAGCTAAATGACCTCAAGGCTGAAGTGTTCACAGAAATACTCAATTATATCTACAGTTCCACTGTAGTTGTTAAAAAGCAGGAGACTGTCCTAGACCTTGCAGCTGCAGGGAAAAAACTGGGAATATCCTTTCTAGAAGAACTTATGGAAAAGGGGCCTTCAAATTCTCCTTGCCCATACTCATTTTGCAATAGTGAAAAGGGTgaagtaaaagaagaaaaaagacaagACGATTCAGCTATCACAAACGGACCAAGAATCACAAATGCATACTCAATTTTTGAGACAGAAAATAGTAATAATTTGTTTTCTCCTCTTGATTTGAgagcaagttttaaaaaaattccagaagCAAATAAAGCACCCAGCACTGGTCAGGATAGGAATGGGGCTTGCAAAGATGTGGAGCCAGCCAGCACATTAGCGGAACATTCCTATGCTGTTACGACAGGTTTTGATTCTTTTCAACGAAATTCCTTTTATAACAATGAAAATAGCGCAGCTTGTAAAATGGGTGAAGAAGAACCTGAAGCTGTCCAGTCAATGCCTCTGGCTGAATCCGTAATTCAAACGTATAGTATGCCAAAGGCTGCTTATAACTCCCATGACAGTGAAGTACCTGCAGCAAAGGGATCAAACCACAAAGGAACCAGTGCGGAAGGTCACCACAAAGCAGTAAATGATCACACAATTTCTTTTGATAAATCCCACCCAAATGCTGTCCTCCCTTCGAAGGAAGATGAAAATAAATCAGATCAAATTTCTGGATCAGTAGTCAGTGTCATTCCACATGTCTATAACTGCTGTACCAAACCACTTAATGATGGGACTCAGTTCTCCACTCATCTTCAACTTCACCCACAGCCCCAAGAACCTTTAGTCTGCAGGTACTGCAGCAAACAATTTGAAAGTGCTACTGGACTAGAGACACATGAGCAAGTATGCAGGGAATTGGGCAGCTTGTGTGCTCCAAGTGAAAATGAGCAGagttgtttagataattttgcaACTTCTAATGGGAAAACTGGCACCTCATATGTGAACCTGGAGCCTGCAATGACAGAAAATAATCTTCCTGATTATTCGGTCACAAACTCCGCAATGCCAGAAACAGACCACTTTGTTAATGTCGTTGATGGACAAATACTTTATACTTGCAATGTCTGCAAACGGACCTATGTCACCTTGTCTAGCCTCCGAAGACATTCAAATGTTCATTCATGGAGGAGAACTTACCCTTGCCATTATTGCAACAAAGTATTTGCACTGGCAGAATACCGTACCAGACACGAAATCTGGCACACAGGAGAAAGGCGATACCAGTGTATCTTCTGCCTTGAGACCTTTATGACGTATTACATACTCAAAAACCACCAGAAATCTTTCCATGCAATTGACCATCGGCTTGGAGTTAATAAGAAAACGGCTAATGGCGGCTTGAAGCCAAGTGTATATCCTTACAAACTTTATAGGCTTTTGCCTATGAAATGCAAAAGAGCGCCGTATAAAAGTTATGGAAACTCACCATATGAAAGTGTGCAGGCAAATGTCCAAGTTAATGAAGTACCTTCTAGTACCTGCATCGTTCAGAATACTGTCACTTCTGAAATGAATTTTTCAAACACAGGCATCTCCTTGGAAACATCTTCATGTAGGGATGCAAGGGCAGCACCTGTGAACCCTCCAAATAGTTCTTCCTGGGAATCTGGTACATCAGAATCAGaccttaaaaataatatttatactaCAGAAAGGCCATTGCCTTTCACAGAACTTAACTCTGGTCCTCAGGAATATGATCCCTCTCTTCAAACGTTTAGTAGTAGCAATGCCAATGAAAATTCAACCTCTGTTATTAACTACAATAATTCAGCACCCCCTGTAATAGTGAACCAGGGCAGAGTTTCATCTGTAATAATGCACAGTAACTCTGTCAATGCAATAGGAAGCAGCACTATAGCAACCCCAGATATTACTGCCTGCCAAGGGGCAAGCAATGACCACATACATGGGTCAGATGATATCAAAAGCAATGCTAGGACAAGAAGcaataaggaaaagaaaaaagtaccactgtatgacaAAGAAGAGACATCGGAGGAATTAAAGTATATGACAAATACAGAAGTCTCTGACAGACCCACTGGTATCTTTGAACCTTCAAGTAAGACTGAAACCTACATTGCAAAACCTGCATTGCCAGGAACATCTGCCGATAGCAATGTGGCTCCTCTGTGTCAAATAACAGTTAAAATTGGGAATGAAGCCATTGTAAAAAGACAAATTTTGGGGTCAAAATTGTTTTACAAAAAAGGAAGGAGACCTAAATATGAATCCAGAGAAGATCACGCTACTCAGGTTGTAGAacgagaaaagagagagagaagtacgcCTCGGGTTTGTCGACCAGACTACATTGAACTCAATGAAATGTGTGATGATGTAAGCGACCATGACTCCAGTGATAAACCGTGGCGCCCATATTACAATTACAAACCAAAAAAGAAACCTAAACAACTAAGGAAAATGAGAAaggcaaaatggagagagaaGTACAAAAGCAGAAATTCCTACAGAGAAAGTGAAAAGCCATGCGTCACAAGTTATGCACTTAGGAACATTCCTGAAGAAAAGGTCCCTAATCAGGAAGATGATGGCGGAATGCCGAGTCTTAACTGTGAACTCTGTAAAAGAGAGAGCTCCTCTACTGAAGGAGCCAAGGAGCATTTACACTGGGAGAGAACTACTTCTGGGTCCTATATTTGTGAGCTATGCCAAAAGGGGTTCCAGAGCCCATCTGCTCTAAGGATGCATATGCGATGTCATACAGGAGAGAAGCCCTACACTTGCAAAACCTGTGGAAAGAGATTTTCAGTTGCAGGAAACTTGCAGAAGCATGAACACACCCACTCAAATGTCAAGGAGTTTGTCTGTCAGTACTGCAACAAGGCATTCACTCTAAATGAAACACTCAAAATACACGAGCGAATCCACACAGGTGAAAAGCGCTACCACTGTCAGTTTTGCTTCCAGAGCTTCTTGTACCTTTCTACCAAAAAGAATCATGAGCAAAAGCATAAACGTGAGCATAGCGGGAAGGGATATGCCTGTTTTCAGTGCCCAAAAGTTTGCAAGACAGCTGCAGCCCTTGGAATGCACCAGAAGAAACATTTGTTCAAAAGCTCCAAGCAAGAGGATAGAAAAGATTATCCATTTCATGAAAGCACTAAGCCATTTGCAAGTCAACACTTCATTGACTCAGATGGGCATGAAACAGCTAAACCTTTACTAAGTCAAAATGCAATTGATGCAGATGGGCGTGaggcaactagcattcagaatgATACATCAGATGTTGGACTTTGA